A genomic window from Terriglobia bacterium includes:
- a CDS encoding biotin/lipoyl-containing protein, with the protein MNFEIELREDSRTSQHKLTVESRPGGPAGQEMPQYLIDGKAIEADWAEIRPGHYSILIGGQSYEVRVQPAPDSRPGQAEAWVVTLAEYDFHVEVRDPRTRRFAGQALAHDGPLEVLAPMPGKIVRVLVGRGEEVAQDQGLVVIEAMKMQNELRAPRPGRIAELHVKEGVGIEAGAKLLRLE; encoded by the coding sequence ATGAATTTCGAAATCGAGTTGCGGGAAGATTCACGGACCAGCCAGCACAAGCTCACCGTGGAGAGCAGGCCCGGCGGACCTGCCGGGCAGGAAATGCCGCAGTACCTCATCGACGGGAAAGCGATCGAGGCCGACTGGGCCGAAATCCGGCCCGGCCACTATTCGATTCTGATTGGTGGTCAATCGTATGAAGTCCGTGTCCAGCCTGCGCCGGACAGCCGCCCGGGCCAGGCTGAGGCATGGGTTGTCACCCTCGCCGAGTACGACTTCCATGTTGAAGTCCGCGACCCGCGCACGCGCCGCTTTGCCGGGCAGGCCCTTGCGCACGATGGACCGCTCGAAGTGCTCGCGCCAATGCCTGGGAAAATTGTTCGGGTACTCGTGGGCCGCGGCGAAGAAGTCGCCCAGGACCAGGGGCTCGTGGTGATTGAAGCCATGAAGATGCAGAATGAACTGCGGGCGCCGCGCCCCGGCCGCATCGCCGAATTGCACGTCAAGGAAGGCGTCGGAATTGAGGCAGGAGCGAAGCTGCTGCGATTGGAATAG
- the accC gene encoding acetyl-CoA carboxylase biotin carboxylase subunit produces the protein MFKKILIANRGEIAVRVMRACREMGIRSVAVYSEVDRKALHVRYADEALPIGPAPAVESYLRIDRIIDAARRSDAEAIHPGYGFLAENPDFARACRDAGIVFIGPTPEAMELMGSKTAARRLVMNAGLPVVPGTDANLDTFEEVARVAREISFPVMLKAAAGGGGKGLRKVAREEQLQSAWRNARSEAQNAFGDPSVYLEKWIERPRHVEIQLLGDAHGNLIYLGERECSLQRRHQKVLEECPSPLLDPALRDRMGETAVRIGKLAGYTNAGTAEFLVDQDRNFYFLEMNARLQVEHPVTELVVGIDLVKEQFHIAAGEPLEWRQEDVQLRGAAIEVRIYAEDPARGFFPSPGLITRLAIPSGPGVRSDSGVYEGWRVPLEYDPLLAKLVVWGTDRGQAVTRMRRALSEYEVAGPQTNLQFFRQLLAHAEFVEGQLDTGFIDRMLAEGTLKTPPPPELGRVAILAVALEMKSRRQHLRSETRTNGRASAWKAAGRSEELDRWPGR, from the coding sequence TTGTTCAAAAAGATCCTCATTGCCAATCGTGGTGAGATCGCGGTGCGGGTGATGCGCGCCTGCCGCGAGATGGGCATTCGCAGCGTCGCGGTTTATTCGGAAGTGGACCGCAAGGCGCTGCACGTGCGCTACGCGGACGAAGCACTCCCAATCGGCCCCGCGCCCGCGGTCGAGAGCTACCTGCGCATTGACCGCATCATTGATGCCGCCCGGCGCTCGGACGCTGAGGCCATCCATCCCGGCTACGGATTTCTGGCCGAAAATCCTGATTTCGCCCGCGCCTGCCGCGATGCCGGCATCGTTTTTATCGGCCCCACGCCCGAGGCCATGGAGTTGATGGGATCCAAGACGGCCGCCCGGCGCCTGGTGATGAACGCCGGATTGCCGGTAGTTCCCGGCACGGATGCCAATCTCGACACCTTCGAGGAAGTGGCTCGCGTGGCACGTGAGATCAGCTTCCCAGTGATGCTGAAGGCCGCAGCGGGAGGCGGCGGCAAGGGACTGCGGAAGGTGGCAAGGGAGGAGCAACTCCAGTCCGCGTGGCGCAATGCTCGCTCGGAAGCGCAGAATGCCTTTGGCGATCCGTCGGTCTACCTCGAAAAATGGATCGAACGCCCGCGCCATGTGGAGATTCAGTTATTAGGCGACGCGCATGGCAACCTGATCTACCTTGGCGAACGCGAGTGTTCCTTGCAGCGACGTCATCAGAAAGTGTTGGAAGAATGCCCCTCACCCCTGCTCGATCCCGCCTTGCGGGACCGCATGGGCGAAACGGCCGTGCGCATCGGCAAGCTGGCCGGCTACACCAACGCCGGTACTGCAGAATTCCTCGTCGATCAGGACCGCAACTTTTACTTCCTCGAAATGAATGCGCGCCTCCAGGTGGAGCACCCCGTCACCGAACTGGTTGTGGGCATCGACCTGGTGAAGGAACAGTTCCACATCGCAGCCGGCGAGCCCCTCGAGTGGCGGCAGGAAGACGTGCAGCTTCGCGGGGCGGCTATCGAAGTCCGCATCTATGCGGAAGATCCCGCACGGGGCTTCTTCCCTTCTCCCGGGCTCATCACGCGGCTGGCCATACCGTCCGGGCCGGGCGTCCGCAGTGACAGCGGTGTTTACGAAGGCTGGCGGGTGCCGCTCGAATACGATCCGCTGCTGGCCAAGCTGGTGGTGTGGGGAACCGACCGCGGGCAGGCTGTGACGCGCATGCGGCGAGCACTGAGCGAATATGAAGTGGCCGGCCCCCAGACGAACCTGCAATTCTTCCGGCAACTACTGGCGCATGCGGAATTCGTGGAGGGGCAACTCGACACGGGCTTTATTGACCGGATGCTGGCGGAGGGCACGCTCAAGACTCCCCCGCCCCCGGAACTAGGGCGCGTGGCCATTCTGGCGGTGGCGCTTGAAATGAAAAGCAGGCGGCAGCATCTCCGCAGCGAAACTCGGACGAACGGCCGCGCGTCTGCTTGGAAAGCCGCAGGCCGCAGCGAGGAATTGGACCGCTGGCCGGGCCGCTGA
- a CDS encoding type II toxin-antitoxin system HicA family toxin: MKRRDLVRHLTGQGCKLLREGAKHSVYVNPKNNFTSTVPRHREVDDFLARKICRDLSVRLPK, from the coding sequence TTGAAACGCCGTGATCTGGTGCGCCACCTTACTGGCCAAGGCTGCAAGCTGCTTCGGGAAGGCGCAAAACACTCTGTATATGTAAACCCCAAAAACAACTTCACATCCACCGTTCCCCGGCATCGAGAGGTCGATGATTTTCTAGCCCGCAAGATCTGCCGCGATTTGTCCGTTCGTCTCCCCAAATGA
- a CDS encoding type II toxin-antitoxin system HicB family antitoxin, translating into MEREFTAVIKKRGRWYIAYIEEIPGVNTQGKTLAEARGNLREALQIILEANRELRAEPPLSGARREPITVEV; encoded by the coding sequence ATGGAACGGGAGTTTACGGCGGTCATCAAGAAAAGAGGGCGTTGGTACATTGCCTATATCGAAGAGATTCCCGGTGTTAACACACAAGGGAAAACTCTTGCTGAAGCCAGGGGAAATCTGCGTGAGGCCCTGCAGATCATTCTCGAAGCCAACCGCGAATTAAGAGCGGAACCACCGCTATCAGGCGCCCGCCGCGAACCCATAACGGTTGAGGTCTAG